One Halosegnis longus DNA window includes the following coding sequences:
- a CDS encoding DUF7854 family protein, whose product MDRISTLRNIEDALAAFEDGECDLAELERRVRGAVRTYATELEGDQRAYRATGEEPADGRVVLAPSEGAARERLADLLSGDPDFEMNEV is encoded by the coding sequence ATGGACCGCATCTCAACGCTGCGCAACATCGAGGACGCGCTCGCGGCGTTCGAAGACGGGGAGTGTGACCTCGCGGAACTCGAACGCCGCGTCCGGGGAGCCGTACGCACCTACGCGACCGAACTGGAGGGTGACCAGCGAGCCTACCGCGCAACGGGCGAGGAACCGGCCGACGGGCGGGTGGTGCTCGCGCCCTCCGAGGGGGCGGCCCGCGAGCGACTCGCCGACCTGCTTTCCGGCGACCCCGACTTCGAGATGAACGAGGTCTGA
- a CDS encoding metallophosphoesterase family protein — MTDRGPVVADLARPRLAEPVTLAVIADPHLAVEGRGTWKLRHRSEPRLRTAIETANEADAVVFAGDLTNDGHPAEFDRVDELLADLSVPWTAIPGNHDVAKSFDGHETPPVTDFARRYRGDATRPDAAAYPLVLRVGGLRVVCLNTAAPGDVSTRDTWGGAVGPAQRSRLADLLADEPETPTLVVAHHNLGPLPEHPGGEPWSNFAATDATRVRALLAEAGVPLALTGHQHVPAVEDRDGVTELLAPATCSFPQGMVWLRVAADGTTVRFVPLADRAGTAEAYWYARTGKPLAQGILDATTRRLGE, encoded by the coding sequence GTGACCGACCGAGGCCCAGTCGTCGCCGACCTCGCCCGCCCGCGGCTCGCCGAGCCGGTGACGCTCGCCGTCATCGCGGACCCGCATCTCGCGGTCGAGGGACGCGGAACGTGGAAGCTCCGCCACCGGAGCGAGCCGCGGCTCCGGACGGCTATCGAGACGGCAAATGAGGCCGACGCCGTCGTCTTCGCCGGCGACCTGACGAACGACGGCCACCCCGCGGAGTTCGACCGCGTGGACGAGCTCCTCGCCGACCTGTCGGTGCCGTGGACCGCGATACCGGGCAACCACGACGTGGCGAAGTCCTTCGACGGCCACGAGACGCCGCCCGTCACCGACTTCGCCCGACGTTACCGCGGCGACGCGACCAGGCCGGACGCCGCCGCCTACCCCCTAGTGCTTCGGGTCGGTGGGCTTCGCGTCGTCTGTCTCAACACCGCAGCACCGGGAGACGTGTCGACTCGCGACACGTGGGGTGGAGCCGTCGGTCCGGCACAGCGGAGCCGGCTCGCCGACCTGCTCGCCGACGAACCGGAAACGCCGACGCTCGTCGTCGCACACCACAACCTCGGTCCGTTACCCGAACATCCGGGCGGCGAGCCGTGGTCGAACTTCGCCGCGACCGACGCGACACGCGTTCGTGCCCTGCTCGCGGAGGCTGGAGTTCCGCTGGCTCTCACCGGTCACCAGCACGTCCCCGCAGTCGAGGACCGCGACGGCGTGACCGAACTGCTCGCCCCGGCGACCTGCTCGTTTCCACAGGGGATGGTGTGGCTGCGCGTCGCGGCCGACGGAACGACCGTCCGGTTCGTCCCACTGGCCGACAGAGCCGGGACGGCAGAGGCCTACTGGTACGCCAGAACCGGGAAGCCACTCGCACAGGGCATTCTCGACGCGACGACCCGCCGGCTCGGCGAGTGA
- a CDS encoding ABC transporter ATP-binding protein, with translation MTHVTLDSVRKQYDQTTAVNGLSLDIAEGETLGVVGPSGCGKTTTLRTVAGFETPTEGTVAFGGRDVTHVPPEQRNVGLVFQSYALFDNMTVRQNVAFGPRMAGVGKTERRERADDLLDMLGIGELGDRDPTTLSGGQQQRVGLARALAIEPEILLLDEPMTGLDAKLKRRLRREISALLDDLDVTALYVTHDQAEAMEMCDRIAVLSDGKLEQVATPTELYEEPANEFVADFIGSSTLLSGPVRDGHIDAGPIRIPAPTATAATATAAVRPGAFVYGDDFEATVTDRAYLGGSVRGRATLADGQSVELRLDEIPEPGATVSLALDESRVHVLDS, from the coding sequence ATGACACACGTCACACTCGATTCCGTCCGGAAACAGTACGACCAGACCACCGCCGTCAACGGGCTGTCGCTCGACATCGCGGAGGGGGAGACCCTCGGCGTCGTCGGCCCCTCGGGCTGTGGGAAGACCACCACCCTTCGAACGGTCGCGGGGTTCGAGACGCCGACGGAGGGGACCGTCGCCTTCGGCGGCCGCGACGTGACCCACGTCCCGCCCGAACAGCGCAACGTCGGGCTCGTCTTCCAGTCGTACGCCCTGTTCGACAACATGACCGTCCGCCAGAACGTCGCCTTCGGGCCCAGAATGGCCGGCGTCGGGAAGACGGAGCGGCGCGAGCGCGCCGACGACCTGCTCGATATGCTCGGTATCGGCGAGTTGGGCGACCGCGACCCGACGACGCTCTCCGGGGGCCAACAACAGCGGGTCGGACTCGCCCGCGCGCTCGCCATCGAGCCGGAGATACTGCTACTCGACGAGCCGATGACCGGGCTGGACGCGAAGCTGAAACGCCGGCTCAGACGCGAAATCTCCGCCCTGCTCGACGACCTCGACGTGACCGCGCTGTACGTCACCCACGACCAGGCCGAGGCGATGGAGATGTGCGACCGCATCGCCGTGCTCTCGGACGGGAAGCTAGAACAGGTCGCGACGCCGACGGAGCTGTACGAGGAGCCGGCGAACGAGTTCGTCGCCGACTTCATCGGCTCCTCCACGCTGCTGTCGGGGCCGGTCCGAGACGGTCACATCGACGCCGGCCCGATACGGATACCGGCACCGACCGCGACGGCGGCGACCGCGACCGCCGCGGTCCGGCCGGGAGCGTTCGTCTACGGCGACGACTTCGAGGCGACGGTCACCGACCGCGCGTACCTCGGCGGTTCGGTCCGCGGACGCGCGACGCTGGCCGACGGACAGTCGGTCGAGCTTCGCTTGGACGAGATTCCGGAACCCGGAGCCACGGTGTCGCTCGCGCTCGATGAATCACGGGTCCACGTGCTCGACTCGTGA
- a CDS encoding ABC transporter permease encodes MSVSPSRRFGRPVVTAVLVAAVAFLIGPVVLTLVGSVASEWTGVFPSGPISFENWRVVLGLTDSIGSQRSMGWETLVSLGAFTLTVPSELIFSVGLALGGVAINLVVGVPIAYAIARYDFRGKEWVDALSVLPLVPGLILGVAFLRAYPTLSQTSVSLVIGYSLLKAPFMVMAVRSEFETMDLRQLEESARSLGASWPASLLLVTIPNARAGIVSGSIICWTLAAAEFNFSYIVWSRGTQPLALFLQRHISNSTFTRAAAAVSMFFCIVVAITLLLQVVGRDGFTTQTHE; translated from the coding sequence GTGAGCGTCTCCCCGTCGCGGCGCTTCGGTCGACCGGTCGTCACCGCCGTGCTCGTCGCGGCGGTCGCGTTTCTCATCGGCCCGGTCGTGCTCACGCTCGTCGGCTCCGTCGCCAGCGAGTGGACCGGCGTGTTCCCCTCGGGGCCCATCAGCTTCGAGAACTGGCGGGTCGTGCTCGGCTTGACCGACTCCATCGGCTCACAGCGCAGCATGGGGTGGGAGACGCTCGTCTCGCTCGGCGCGTTCACGCTCACGGTGCCCTCGGAGCTCATCTTCAGCGTCGGGCTCGCGCTCGGCGGCGTGGCCATCAATCTCGTCGTCGGCGTCCCAATCGCGTACGCCATCGCGCGCTACGACTTCCGAGGCAAGGAATGGGTGGACGCGCTGTCGGTGCTCCCGCTCGTTCCCGGCCTGATTCTCGGCGTCGCGTTCCTGCGGGCGTATCCGACGCTCTCACAGACGAGCGTGAGTCTCGTCATCGGCTACTCGCTGCTCAAAGCGCCGTTCATGGTGATGGCCGTCCGCAGCGAGTTCGAGACGATGGACCTCCGGCAACTGGAGGAGTCGGCGCGGTCGCTGGGGGCGTCGTGGCCGGCGAGTCTCCTGCTCGTCACTATTCCGAACGCGCGGGCCGGCATCGTCTCCGGCTCCATCATCTGCTGGACGCTCGCGGCCGCGGAGTTCAACTTCTCGTACATCGTCTGGTCGCGTGGCACCCAGCCGCTCGCGTTGTTCTTACAGCGGCACATCTCGAACAGCACCTTCACACGGGCGGCAGCGGCCGTCTCGATGTTCTTCTGTATCGTCGTGGCCATCACGCTGCTGCTCCAGGTCGTCGGCCGCGACGGCTTCACCACACAGACACACGAATGA
- a CDS encoding ABC transporter permease has protein sequence MATSDDEQYTSLPVGLSGLTAQTEAQRERRRIAVLCLPFALLLLVAGIYPLTEAIRMSVSTQPYESVGFTLDAYRTLATDPYYRGVAFNSLWFATATTVTSVAIAVPIAHALRKYELPASGLWVTLVSFPISLPGIVAAFMILVLFGNNGVVTNIVAAMSGRSAIDLAVATSVPGLFFAFLYSMIPRATLILRGSYAELDTAAEEAAQSLGATPFETFRHVTLPQIRAGIAGAFILTFRTALAIFGTLIVIQALVVWTLQIDRELSGGSFPVAGALAVVFFAFTFLFTVLGLRYTSAEVGL, from the coding sequence ATGGCGACCTCGGACGACGAACAGTACACGAGCCTCCCGGTCGGGCTGTCGGGACTGACCGCACAGACGGAGGCCCAACGCGAGCGACGACGCATCGCGGTGCTCTGTCTCCCGTTTGCACTCTTGCTTCTCGTCGCCGGCATCTACCCGCTGACGGAGGCGATTCGGATGAGCGTCTCGACGCAGCCGTACGAGTCGGTCGGCTTCACGCTCGACGCCTACCGCACCCTCGCGACGGACCCCTACTACCGCGGCGTCGCGTTCAACTCCCTGTGGTTCGCGACCGCGACGACCGTCACCTCGGTCGCGATTGCGGTTCCCATCGCCCACGCACTCCGGAAGTACGAGCTTCCCGCCTCGGGGCTGTGGGTGACGCTCGTCTCCTTTCCCATCAGCCTCCCGGGCATCGTCGCGGCGTTCATGATACTCGTCCTGTTCGGCAACAACGGCGTCGTCACGAACATCGTGGCCGCGATGTCCGGCCGGAGCGCAATCGACCTCGCCGTCGCGACGAGCGTTCCCGGCCTCTTTTTTGCGTTTCTCTACTCGATGATTCCCCGCGCGACGCTCATCCTCCGGGGGAGCTACGCCGAACTCGACACCGCCGCCGAGGAGGCCGCCCAGTCGCTCGGCGCGACCCCGTTCGAGACGTTCCGGCACGTGACGCTTCCCCAGATACGGGCCGGCATCGCCGGTGCGTTCATCCTCACCTTCCGGACCGCACTCGCAATCTTCGGGACGCTCATCGTCATCCAGGCGCTGGTGGTGTGGACGCTCCAGATCGACCGTGAGCTCTCCGGCGGCTCGTTCCCCGTCGCCGGTGCGCTCGCGGTCGTCTTCTTCGCCTTCACGTTCCTGTTTACCGTCCTCGGACTTCGGTACACGAGCGCGGAGGTGGGGCTGTGA
- a CDS encoding extracellular solute-binding protein → MPRQTRRRLLQGTGAALAAGLSGCSGNTGDGNGGDSGENASDSSNAEQAYTVGHGDYETEVTATAFPDMLYFYCVQSGWMNWPSIMESFENNYGVAVNDNDRSSGEALQHMRANAANMNHSGYNGGYTYGVRARNEGFTQAYKPAGWEQVPDSLKTDDGHVTATRRVTTAVTYRSDIYEERGLDAPTTWEDLLQPEIMQDLALQTPQAAVGLATALSINNARGGSMDDVQPVIDYYNQIQEGGAEFTDNFLAQFSSGEYATFLRYDYSGLDLKYNNDEIAEENVDVALLAGENGNQGALNMPYGYALLEDAPNPEAGKLFMDYVLSLEGQQQFLDAYVRPIRSDELELPDEFIDPAEYERTEFQVDYGRLVDEQDRIIEDITRGANI, encoded by the coding sequence ATGCCACGACAGACACGGCGACGCTTGCTACAGGGCACAGGCGCGGCGCTCGCGGCCGGACTGTCCGGCTGCTCGGGAAACACTGGGGACGGCAACGGTGGAGACAGCGGCGAGAACGCCAGCGACAGCAGTAACGCAGAGCAGGCGTACACTGTCGGTCACGGCGACTACGAGACGGAGGTGACGGCGACTGCGTTCCCGGACATGCTCTACTTCTACTGCGTCCAGTCGGGGTGGATGAACTGGCCCAGTATCATGGAGAGCTTCGAGAACAACTACGGGGTCGCGGTCAACGACAACGACCGCTCGTCGGGCGAAGCGCTCCAACACATGCGCGCGAACGCGGCGAACATGAACCACTCCGGCTACAACGGCGGCTACACCTACGGGGTGCGCGCCCGCAACGAGGGGTTCACCCAGGCGTACAAGCCGGCCGGCTGGGAACAGGTTCCGGACTCGCTCAAGACCGACGACGGCCACGTCACCGCGACCCGTCGCGTGACGACCGCCGTCACCTACCGCTCGGACATCTACGAGGAGCGGGGTCTCGACGCGCCGACCACGTGGGAGGACCTCCTCCAGCCCGAAATCATGCAGGACCTCGCGCTCCAGACGCCACAGGCGGCGGTCGGCCTCGCGACGGCGCTGTCGATTAACAACGCCCGCGGCGGGAGCATGGACGACGTACAGCCCGTCATCGACTACTACAACCAGATTCAGGAGGGCGGCGCGGAGTTCACCGACAACTTCCTCGCGCAGTTCTCCAGCGGCGAGTACGCCACCTTCCTGCGGTACGACTACTCCGGGCTGGACCTGAAATACAACAACGACGAAATCGCCGAGGAGAACGTCGACGTCGCGCTACTTGCGGGCGAAAACGGCAATCAGGGCGCGCTCAACATGCCGTACGGCTACGCCCTACTCGAAGACGCGCCGAACCCCGAGGCCGGAAAGCTGTTCATGGATTACGTCCTCTCCTTGGAGGGCCAACAGCAGTTCCTCGACGCCTACGTCCGGCCGATTCGCTCCGACGAGCTGGAGTTACCCGACGAGTTCATCGACCCCGCCGAGTACGAGCGAACCGAGTTCCAGGTCGACTACGGCCGGCTCGTCGACGAGCAGGACCGCATCATCGAGGATATCACCCGGGGCGCGAACATCTGA
- a CDS encoding DUF7855 family protein, with product MLLVVAYSRAARRTLRNLRREHEETVVREFGRATLFEPTGHGALLACRLRERYPDAVRVERTRPFNEFAVPEIHEAAVAYETQASKYTPYARFATGTDHPGPDALRDRTLDAEP from the coding sequence ATGTTGCTCGTCGTCGCGTACTCGCGGGCGGCCAGGCGGACGCTCAGAAATCTCCGGCGTGAACACGAAGAGACCGTCGTCAGGGAGTTCGGCCGCGCCACGCTGTTCGAGCCGACCGGCCACGGCGCGCTGCTCGCGTGTCGACTCCGCGAGCGGTATCCCGACGCCGTCCGCGTCGAGCGCACCCGACCGTTCAACGAGTTCGCCGTCCCCGAGATTCACGAGGCGGCCGTCGCCTACGAGACTCAGGCCTCGAAGTACACCCCCTACGCGCGGTTCGCGACCGGAACCGACCACCCCGGTCCCGACGCGCTGCGCGACCGCACGCTCGACGCCGAGCCGTGA
- a CDS encoding DUF7856 family protein, with amino-acid sequence MRLRLTDSDRVGRAVDCRGADVDPTRVLAAVRDPTDDGVRCRRATPLHETLGAVGFGSSPSRRQTLAAVARSRGIRVPEQEALAAARDRLAAHTTESTTLAPERERVASASHEDRGALREEVARLRGVVDASRDGDGPSAETLAEYRETAARLSEVGTTATAAREKLTRERERRSERYDAHQRRLELEDAVANRERDVRQALADQVTPRVARARDALAETTLLDPEDDRTRRLAAVRVARLSAPVVVAGGSLDASELARVTRASVVRCRDL; translated from the coding sequence GTGAGGCTCCGACTCACCGACTCCGACCGGGTCGGACGCGCCGTCGACTGTCGCGGGGCCGACGTCGACCCAACGCGCGTTCTCGCGGCGGTGCGTGACCCGACCGACGACGGGGTTCGGTGTCGGCGCGCCACGCCACTCCACGAGACCCTCGGAGCCGTCGGATTCGGCTCGTCTCCCTCGCGCAGACAGACGCTGGCCGCGGTCGCGCGCTCGCGCGGGATTCGCGTTCCCGAACAGGAGGCGCTCGCCGCGGCGCGGGACCGACTCGCCGCCCACACGACCGAGTCGACGACCCTCGCCCCCGAGCGCGAGCGGGTGGCGAGCGCGAGCCACGAGGACCGCGGTGCGCTCCGCGAGGAGGTCGCGCGACTCCGGGGTGTCGTGGACGCCAGCCGCGACGGCGACGGGCCGTCAGCGGAGACGCTGGCCGAGTATCGCGAGACGGCGGCACGGCTCTCGGAGGTCGGAACGACTGCGACGGCGGCGCGCGAGAAGCTCACTCGCGAGCGCGAGCGTCGCTCGGAGCGATACGACGCCCACCAGCGCCGGCTCGAACTCGAAGACGCGGTGGCGAACCGGGAACGCGACGTGCGACAGGCGCTCGCGGATCAGGTCACACCCCGGGTCGCTCGCGCCCGCGACGCCCTGGCCGAAACGACGCTACTCGATCCAGAGGATGACCGCACGCGGCGACTCGCCGCGGTTCGCGTCGCCCGCCTGTCGGCTCCCGTCGTGGTCGCCGGCGGCTCACTCGACGCGAGCGAACTCGCCCGAGTGACGCGCGCGAGCGTCGTCCGCTGCCGAGATTTATAA
- a CDS encoding chromosome partitioning protein ParA, whose translation MILAVAGGAGGVGTSTVAFALADELGAVCVDGDLAMADLPESRGPDLHDVLADRADPVEAVDESGPVALLACGRTLAGAAACDPDRLADTLRAVEREYGVVVVDCPAGLGRVVGELLAAADSVVLTTRPTEGALAHADRVRTLARGLDTGLVAVAVCRASDTDEARERFGAPSVAVPESETVRRATHLGRPVTTHAPDSRAAKGMTELASVVRQTHTAVGRGN comes from the coding sequence GTGATTCTGGCCGTCGCCGGCGGGGCCGGCGGGGTCGGCACCTCGACGGTCGCGTTCGCGCTCGCCGACGAACTCGGTGCGGTCTGTGTCGACGGCGACCTCGCGATGGCCGACTTACCCGAGTCGCGGGGGCCGGACCTCCACGACGTGTTGGCCGACCGCGCCGACCCGGTCGAGGCCGTCGACGAGTCCGGACCGGTCGCGCTCCTCGCCTGTGGCCGAACGCTCGCGGGCGCGGCGGCGTGTGACCCCGACCGTCTCGCCGACACCCTGCGCGCGGTCGAACGCGAGTACGGCGTCGTCGTCGTGGACTGTCCAGCCGGACTCGGGCGGGTGGTCGGTGAGCTGCTCGCCGCCGCCGACTCGGTGGTGCTCACGACGCGCCCGACCGAGGGGGCACTCGCACACGCCGACCGCGTTCGGACGCTGGCGCGTGGTCTCGACACCGGACTGGTCGCCGTCGCGGTCTGTCGGGCGAGCGATACCGACGAGGCACGCGAGCGGTTCGGCGCACCGTCGGTAGCAGTCCCCGAAAGCGAGACCGTCCGACGGGCGACCCACCTCGGGCGTCCGGTGACGACGCACGCGCCCGACTCCCGCGCGGCGAAGGGGATGACCGAGCTCGCGTCCGTCGTGCGTCAAACCCACACAGCGGTCGGTCGCGGAAACTGA
- the arcD gene encoding arginine/ornithine antiporter ArcD, whose amino-acid sequence MSSEHLAGTTDARPTLAQALVPVLGVVVFLAIGSGLLGLAPHAPLLWSLTLTGLVARYWMGLTWTDLSDGIGGALAAGLNAVLILFVIYALIATWIASGTIPGLMYYGLDTLTPDVFLPATAVLAAVVAFAIGSSWTTAGTLGVAFIGIGSGLGIPAPMTAGAVLSGAYAGDKQSPLSDTTNLAAAVTDTDLYDHIRAMRWGTAVAFGLSVLVYAWLGLRRTGAIPAGRVGEIQAALAGEYALSPLVFLPLVVTFGLALRGYPALPTLVAGVFAGVGTAVLVQGVGFTAAWEVFLSGTDPETGLTLVDDLLASGGLSGSAWTISVVVAALSLGGALEATGILRELARRLASIVWSPSSLVAGTGIAAFATNVLTAQQYMSIVVPGMTLGDLYEEYGLDSAELSRAVEAVGTPTGPLIPWHAGGVYMMTVFGLGTTNVGVLAVPAYAPYYVFAFLSPVVLFAMAATGLGIDAGDAATRAS is encoded by the coding sequence ATGTCCTCAGAACATCTCGCAGGGACGACCGACGCGCGGCCGACGCTGGCACAGGCGCTCGTGCCCGTGCTCGGTGTCGTGGTGTTTCTCGCGATCGGGTCCGGCCTGCTCGGACTCGCCCCCCACGCCCCACTGTTGTGGAGTCTCACGCTGACCGGCCTCGTCGCCCGCTACTGGATGGGGCTGACGTGGACGGATCTCTCGGACGGAATCGGCGGCGCGCTCGCGGCCGGACTCAACGCCGTCCTCATCCTGTTCGTCATCTACGCGCTCATCGCGACGTGGATCGCGAGCGGGACGATTCCCGGCCTGATGTACTACGGGCTCGACACGCTGACGCCGGACGTGTTCCTCCCCGCGACGGCGGTGCTCGCGGCGGTCGTCGCCTTCGCCATCGGCTCGTCGTGGACGACGGCCGGCACCCTCGGGGTGGCGTTTATCGGTATCGGCTCCGGGCTCGGGATTCCCGCGCCGATGACCGCCGGAGCCGTGTTGTCGGGAGCCTACGCCGGCGACAAGCAGTCGCCACTGTCGGACACGACGAACCTCGCCGCGGCCGTCACCGACACGGACCTCTACGATCACATCCGCGCGATGCGGTGGGGGACGGCGGTCGCATTCGGACTCTCTGTCCTCGTGTACGCATGGCTCGGTCTCCGGCGCACGGGTGCGATTCCGGCCGGTCGGGTCGGGGAGATACAGGCCGCTCTCGCCGGCGAGTACGCGCTGTCGCCGCTCGTCTTCCTCCCGCTGGTCGTCACCTTCGGGCTGGCGCTGCGGGGCTACCCCGCGCTCCCGACGCTCGTCGCCGGCGTGTTCGCGGGCGTCGGAACCGCCGTCCTCGTGCAGGGAGTCGGCTTCACCGCCGCGTGGGAGGTGTTCCTCTCGGGGACCGACCCCGAAACCGGTCTCACGCTCGTGGACGACCTGCTCGCGAGCGGCGGGCTCTCCGGGTCGGCGTGGACAATCAGCGTCGTCGTCGCGGCGCTCTCACTCGGCGGTGCACTGGAAGCGACGGGGATACTGCGGGAGCTGGCGCGCCGGCTCGCGAGCATCGTCTGGAGCCCGTCGAGTCTCGTCGCCGGCACCGGAATCGCCGCGTTCGCGACGAACGTCCTCACGGCCCAACAGTACATGAGCATCGTCGTGCCGGGGATGACGCTCGGCGACCTCTACGAGGAGTACGGACTCGACAGCGCCGAACTCTCGCGGGCAGTCGAGGCCGTCGGCACCCCGACCGGCCCGCTCATCCCGTGGCACGCCGGCGGCGTCTACATGATGACCGTCTTCGGTCTCGGAACGACGAACGTGGGTGTCCTCGCGGTGCCGGCGTACGCCCCCTACTACGTCTTCGCGTTTCTCTCACCGGTGGTGCTGTTCGCGATGGCCGCGACCGGACTCGGTATCGACGCGGGTGACGCAGCGACTCGGGCGTCGTAG
- a CDS encoding transcription initiation factor IIB — protein sequence MSTTATTCPECTGTVTTDGTEQVCSECGLVVSEDSLDRGPEWRSFADDDTNPKRTGAPLTRSRHDKGLSTEIGHSTRLKGRKRRRVARMRRQHKRAQIATKRERNQVYGFTEIRRLVSGLSLGEALREQACSLFESAQSEDLFQGRSLEGFAAAAVYATCRVNGLSRTLDEVADAAKADSDELQVAYDALNRDLGLPVGPVHPREYLARFGSELGVESCVERRARELAERAHEEQISVGRNPAGVAAGCLYTATQEQGIALTQTKIAEVAGVTPVTLRRTHTDLCEE from the coding sequence ATGAGCACGACGGCGACGACGTGTCCGGAGTGTACAGGGACGGTAACTACAGACGGCACCGAACAGGTCTGCTCGGAGTGTGGGCTGGTCGTGAGCGAGGACAGTCTCGACCGCGGGCCGGAGTGGCGCTCGTTTGCCGACGACGACACCAATCCGAAACGCACCGGCGCACCCCTCACTCGCTCGCGCCACGACAAGGGACTCTCCACCGAAATCGGCCACTCAACGCGGCTGAAGGGGCGCAAGCGCCGCCGGGTCGCCAGGATGCGCCGCCAGCACAAGCGCGCACAAATCGCGACGAAACGCGAGCGGAATCAGGTGTACGGCTTCACCGAGATTCGCCGGCTGGTGAGCGGGCTCTCGCTCGGCGAGGCGCTGCGCGAGCAGGCGTGTTCGCTGTTCGAATCCGCACAGTCCGAGGACCTGTTTCAGGGGCGCTCGCTAGAAGGGTTCGCTGCCGCCGCGGTGTACGCGACCTGCCGCGTGAACGGGCTGTCGCGCACGCTCGATGAGGTCGCCGACGCGGCGAAGGCCGACTCGGACGAGCTACAGGTCGCGTACGACGCCCTGAACCGCGACCTCGGGCTGCCGGTCGGGCCGGTACATCCCCGCGAGTATCTCGCGCGCTTCGGCTCCGAACTCGGCGTCGAGTCGTGCGTCGAACGCCGCGCCCGCGAGCTAGCCGAGCGCGCCCACGAGGAGCAGATTTCGGTCGGTCGCAATCCGGCTGGCGTCGCCGCCGGCTGTCTCTACACGGCGACACAGGAGCAGGGGATTGCGCTCACGCAGACCAAAATCGCCGAAGTCGCCGGCGTCACGCCGGTCACGCTCCGTCGGACGCACACGGACCTCTGCGAGGAGTAG
- a CDS encoding Sec-independent protein translocase subunit TatA/TatB: MALTPAFIGAFGGPEMLIVLAIAVLLFGADKLPKLARSSGQAMGEFKKGRDQLESEIRESAESAATAEPEVSKSD, translated from the coding sequence ATGGCACTCACACCAGCGTTCATCGGTGCGTTCGGCGGCCCGGAGATGTTGATCGTCCTCGCAATCGCAGTGCTGCTCTTCGGCGCAGACAAACTCCCCAAGCTCGCCCGGTCGTCCGGGCAGGCGATGGGCGAGTTCAAAAAAGGCCGCGACCAGCTCGAATCCGAAATTCGCGAGAGCGCGGAGTCGGCGGCAACCGCCGAACCCGAGGTCTCGAAGTCCGACTAA
- a CDS encoding DUF7344 domain-containing protein has translation MTQVGAQISEDVQRDELTTDAVFETLSSRRRRYALHYLTHTGGETTTRALSEQIAAWENGIEREAVVPKQRKRVYTALHQTHLPKMAKLGVVEYDRNRGTISLTRTTDEFDIYLDVVPSNDLPWSEVYLGVGAVLLALSVVAAVGVPPFGMLPGFAYAIGTAMLLALLGLYNTVRDRRLLIGTTKVTTGPCPPPAEAIGLSYEDTEQIEAFTPQD, from the coding sequence ATGACACAAGTAGGTGCACAAATTTCAGAGGACGTGCAGCGCGACGAACTGACAACGGACGCTGTGTTCGAAACACTGAGCAGTCGCCGACGACGGTACGCCTTACATTATCTGACGCATACTGGCGGGGAGACGACGACGCGCGCGCTGTCAGAACAGATTGCGGCGTGGGAAAACGGCATCGAGCGCGAGGCGGTGGTGCCGAAACAGCGCAAGCGCGTGTACACGGCGCTTCACCAGACCCATCTGCCGAAGATGGCGAAGTTAGGCGTCGTGGAGTACGACCGGAATCGCGGAACCATCTCGCTGACCCGCACTACCGACGAGTTCGACATCTATCTGGATGTCGTCCCGTCGAACGACCTGCCGTGGAGCGAGGTGTATCTCGGCGTCGGGGCCGTGCTGTTGGCCCTGTCGGTCGTAGCTGCGGTAGGAGTTCCGCCGTTCGGGATGCTTCCGGGCTTTGCCTACGCCATCGGGACGGCAATGCTCCTCGCGTTGCTGGGGCTGTACAACACCGTTCGCGACCGTCGGCTCCTCATCGGAACGACGAAGGTCACCACCGGGCCGTGTCCGCCGCCCGCGGAGGCGATCGGCCTCTCGTACGAAGACACTGAACAGATTGAAGCGTTCACGCCACAGGACTGA